One Acidobacteriota bacterium genomic region harbors:
- a CDS encoding uroporphyrinogen decarboxylase codes for MASERFQNALQRIAQPVPPVWFMRQAGRYHAHYQALRARHSFMELCRIPELASEVAFGPVDDFDFDVAILFSDLLFPLQALGLGLEYRDSGPALEPKLDRSQLRKLRSLEDALPHLEFQREAMKLTRERIPQNKSVIGFVGGPWTLFVYAVEGSHKGNLIDVKTDTDLFRAFSDRLVPLLTENIRLQLDGGAETVMIFDTAAGELAPDWYHRFVVGDLARLFEAFPGKIGYYARGTQPAHLRDPRFGSGSLAGIGVDWRWDIREAFTLGREIGFVQGNFDQSLLFLETKEFQKQLRVYLQPLTDLSPEARRGWICGLGHGVLPRTPEENVRTFVRTVREVFDDS; via the coding sequence ATGGCGTCTGAAAGATTCCAGAACGCTCTGCAGCGGATCGCACAACCAGTACCGCCGGTCTGGTTCATGCGGCAGGCGGGACGCTACCACGCACATTACCAGGCGCTCCGCGCGAGGCATTCCTTCATGGAGCTCTGCAGGATTCCGGAGCTGGCCTCCGAAGTGGCATTCGGTCCGGTCGACGACTTCGACTTCGATGTCGCCATTCTCTTCAGCGATCTTCTCTTCCCGCTGCAGGCGCTCGGGCTCGGGCTGGAGTACCGGGATTCCGGACCGGCACTCGAACCGAAGCTCGATCGATCGCAACTCCGAAAGCTTCGATCTCTCGAAGATGCACTGCCTCATCTCGAGTTCCAGCGCGAAGCGATGAAACTGACCCGCGAGCGAATCCCGCAGAACAAAAGCGTCATCGGATTCGTCGGTGGACCGTGGACGCTCTTCGTCTATGCCGTCGAGGGGAGCCACAAGGGAAACCTGATCGACGTCAAAACCGACACCGATCTGTTCAGAGCGTTTTCCGATCGCCTCGTCCCTCTGCTGACCGAGAACATCCGGCTGCAACTCGACGGTGGGGCCGAAACCGTCATGATCTTCGACACTGCCGCCGGCGAGCTCGCTCCCGACTGGTATCACCGGTTCGTCGTCGGTGATCTCGCACGTCTGTTCGAGGCGTTCCCCGGAAAAATCGGCTATTACGCCCGAGGAACTCAGCCCGCGCATCTTCGCGATCCGCGATTCGGATCCGGATCGCTCGCGGGAATCGGCGTCGACTGGAGGTGGGACATCCGTGAAGCTTTCACCCTCGGCCGCGAGATCGGATTCGTTCAGGGAAACTTTGACCAGAGCCTTCTGTTCCTGGAAACGAAAGAGTTTCAGAAGCAGCTCCGGGTCTACCTGCAACCATTGACCGATCTCAGCCCGGAAGCGCGGCGCGGCTGGATCTGTGGCCTCGGCCACGGCGTACTGCCGCGCACACCAGAAGAGAATGTCCGCACCTTCGTGCGAACGGTACGAGAGGTTTTTGATGACTCGTAA